In Biomphalaria glabrata chromosome 11, xgBioGlab47.1, whole genome shotgun sequence, the following proteins share a genomic window:
- the LOC129928961 gene encoding uncharacterized protein LOC129928961, giving the protein MFRCNGDEMKDLTTFTTSYEMKDLTTFTTSYEMKDLSSFTTSYEMKDLSSFTTSYEMKDLSSFTTSYEMKDLYSFTTSYEMKDLTTFTTSYEMKDLSSFTTSYEMKDLYSFTTSYEMKDLSSFTTSYKMKDLSTFIISYEMKDLSTFTISYEMKNLTTFTTSYEMKDLTTFTTSYEMKDLTTFTTSYEMKDLTTFTTSYEMKDLSSFTTSYEMKDLYSFTTSYEMKDLSSFTTSYKMKDLSTFIISYEMKDLSTFTISYEMKNLTTFTTSYEMKDLTTFTTSYEMKDLTTFTTSYEMKDLTTFTTSYEMKDLTTFTTSYEMKYLTTFTTSYDPVRYIFYTITSNCGITYNFKSCKK; this is encoded by the coding sequence ATGTTTCGATGCAACGGCGATGAGATGAAAGATCTGACCACATTCACTACCAGCTATGAGATGAAAGATCTGACCACATTCACTACCAGCTATGAGATGAAAGATCTATCTTCATTCACAACCAGCTATGAGATGAAAGATCTATCTTCATTCACTACCAGCTATGAGATGAAAGATCTATCTTCATTCACTACCAGCTATGAGATGaaagatctatattcattcacaACCAGCTATGAGATGAAAGATCTGACCACATTCACTACCAGCTATGAGATGAAAGATCTATCTTCATTCACAACCAGCTATGAGATGaaagatctatattcattcacaACCAGCTATGAGATGAAAGATCTATCTTCATTCACAACCAGCTATAAGATGAAAGATCTGTCCACATTCATTATCAGCTATGAGATGAAAGATCTGTCCACATTCACTATCAGCTATGAGATGAAAAATCTGACTACATTCACTACCAGCTATGAGATGAAAGATCTGACTACATTCACTACCAGCTATGAGATGAAAGATCTGACTACATTCACTACCAGCTATGAGATGAAAGATCTGACTACATTCACTACCAGCTATGAGATGAAAGATCTATCTTCATTCACAACCAGCTATGAGATGaaagatctatattcattcacaACCAGCTATGAGATGAAAGATCTATCTTCATTCACAACCAGCTATAAGATGAAAGATCTGTCCACATTCATTATCAGCTATGAGATGAAAGATCTGTCCACATTCACTATCAGCTATGAGATGAAAAATCTGACTACATTCACTACCAGCTATGAGATGAAAGATCTGACTACATTCACTACCAGCTATGAGATGAAAGATCTGACTACATTCACTACCAGCTATGAGATGAAAGATCTGACTACATTCACTACCAGCTATGAGATGAAAGATCTGACTACATTCACTACCAGCTATGAGATGAAATATCTGACTACATTCACTACCAGCTATGACCCTGTTCGATATATTTTTTATACCATAACCAGTAACTGTGGAATCACTTACAACTTTAAAAGTTGTAAGAAGTAG